The Psychrobacillus sp. FSL K6-4046 DNA window CTAGCTCTCTTTTTTGTTCATCTGAACGGCCTTCTAACATTTTTACTGTTACATATGGCATTTTGTTACCTCCTTTGTAGAAATAATCAGTATACTTAACATCATAACAGAAGAAAAGGAGCATACGCATGACAAATGAAGAAAAACCGAAACAAAAAGTAGGATTTACCATTATTAAAAACGATCCAACTGATGGTCACAAGGGATATGGGATCGGTTCTCTTTCACTTGAGAACGTTTCTCCAGTCATTATCGATATAGAAGAAGGCACTGCCAAAGTTGAAATTGGGGCAATGCATGCAAGAAGCGATACGGAAAGAGGTATTAAATTTACTACCAATCGGGAAGATTCTGCTGGAGGGAAGCCATATTGGTTAGTTTGGGTAACAATCGATTACAAGCAGGATGGTCCTTATTACGCCGGCGTAGCTGCCTGTGAGATGGTAGTAAATCGAGAGAAGCGACGTGGTTATAAGATTTTAGCTGACCATGTCAATCGAATGGATAAGTCTATGAAGCGTCAAATTTTAGTTGATTTTATGGACGATCGTTCAAAAGAAATCTTGAAGGAATTTTTACAATCTCACAATCCTCAAATGTGGGAACAAAGCGAACAAAAGCTGCATCAAGATTTAGAAATATCATATTAAAATAACTTTTGAGTGAATTAATTACAACATAGTCCGATTAGACGGTTGAATTAATTGAAAAAAGAAAGTACAATTTACTTAAAGCTTACTTCACAGTAATGCTAGGACACTTA harbors:
- a CDS encoding YwhD family protein yields the protein MTNEEKPKQKVGFTIIKNDPTDGHKGYGIGSLSLENVSPVIIDIEEGTAKVEIGAMHARSDTERGIKFTTNREDSAGGKPYWLVWVTIDYKQDGPYYAGVAACEMVVNREKRRGYKILADHVNRMDKSMKRQILVDFMDDRSKEILKEFLQSHNPQMWEQSEQKLHQDLEISY